cacaatatcacatgaaagtcaccaacaccacaactccacatcatcacatctcgtccctgacaatagccgcccttatcgctcatattgccacccttatcgctcctatagccacccttatcgctccgcccagacaatatcaatagccacccttatcgctcctattgccacccttatctctcatatagccaccattatcgctccgcccagataatattccaacaaacacaacgacAGTGAAAtatcacccttatacccacataatatcaacaatggaatgccacccttatctactcaaaataacaactcacacaacataatAATTTATACGGGAAATTGTCATGGCAacgtaacaaaaatcaattcacatcacaattttcccaatggccacaaccaaattccaaagatacaaataaatcaattaatttcacaacaaatagccgaaagctccacacaatgtgtatatcaccacaaaaataatcaacagagatagaaattattcaacataaagcaaagccttcattaatccaaatttagataattatattagcaCATCTTCTTAagtttgcttaattaattatttccagaggaaaaatccataatgagattaaattccaagaaatatcaacccAACGAACTCAtagaattacataaatattcaaataacaatcacatcaaattgtcatataaaaacaagttcaacaacaaggatttaggcatgacaaatagatgatttaataaatgcccataattatccaatttactacacaataatgcctaagactttaacccaataaaatcttcacatataagcccgagtatgtactcttcacctcgcgtacacggcttttcacattttacaatggcacataagactcgatgcctaaggggtaattttcccactcgaggttagacaagacacttacctttttgaagttaggccaatattccaaaatagcctccttgcttgaattgacctccggatagctcaaatctatccaaattaattgtacaacttcattaaaattcatcggaaataattccggataataatacattgacttaaaattttattcctaaaaagtcaacgcgggggcccgcctctcggaatccgacataatttttatgaaattcgatcacccattttgatacgagttcaaccataccaattttatctaattccaataaaaactcgacctccaaatcttaaattttcgttttggaagattttacaaaaattttgatttttctccatttaaatctgaattaaatgatggattcaaaggcataatcatgaaaattaatcaaaactggataagaatcacttaccccaaacacccacgcaagaatctctccaaaaatcgccttctaccgagctcccaatttaatttttgtgttatgaactcaaacccccatttttgggacttttaattctgcccaggcgtCAAAGCATCGCGATTGCGGAACATcaaacgcgatcgcgaagaaggaaaagagTGTTGCCCatcttgtgcttcgcgaacgcgataacaCGCTCGCGAATGCGGAGAGGAAAAGTCGGATGGCTCACGATTGGCCTATGCGAACGCGGGAAAtggtacgcgaacgcgaagaatgggATGGCATACCTTCGCAAACGCGGAATGAAGGACGTGAAAGCGAAGAGGAAGTAGTCACTAGTGCCCAGCTCCTATTTTCTTCTACGCGAATAGagagatgcgaacgcgaagaagggaaaggtagaagttcgcgatcgcggaagtaagttagcgaatgcgaagaacaaataaTTCCccttccaaaataacactacgcgaacgcggactgggggacgcgaacgcgatgaaggaaatgttACTTCCATACAAAtacactatgcgttcgcgacacttgccacacaaacgcgatgaaggattgagGCACGAGATATCAACATAATACATCACTGGAAAATGAAGggaaaatggtccgaaatcaatccgaaacacgcccaagcccctcgggacctcaaccaaacctaccaacaagtcttaatacatcatacgaccttagtcgaattctcaaatcacatcaaaccacatcaaaacgatgaattgcacctcaaatcaaaatatatgaactttgaatttttaaattatatatcttgtgtcgaaacacatcaaatcaatccggaatgacttcaaattttgcacacaagtcataaatgacataactgaggtattcaaattttcagaatcgtattccgaccccattatcaaaaagtcaccccccctcccccccaaaaaaaaaaaatcatctttCGACATTTCATGCCAAATTCctttacagacctccaaataattttacgggcacgctcccaagtccaaaattaccatacagagctattgacatcatcaaaatttctaTTTcgaagtcgtttgctcaaaagtcgactctccggtcaacttttttcatttaagcttctaaataaggattgttcttttaatttaattctgaatcttcagtaaatcaaactcgaccacactcgcgggtcataatacataatgcAAAACTtcttgagaccttaagtcactgaacggggcgttaattcttaaaatgataagtcgagtcgttacaaaactatagtggtttctgaaaatccATCATCTAAAAACGTAACTGTTCTATTGTCAACTGATATGTTTCTTTCACATTTCCCCTCCCATTCTCTTGCTCTAAATAGGTAAATCATTGAAAGAAATTCTCATTGGTCCAAGAATcgagaaaaaaatcaaaaataggcAGATTacaactggtaattgaaaaatagccataaaTTCAAAAGTGATCGAAGTTTAGTCACTTTtttatgtaaaaataaaatctgaacgaaaatacacttaaaaggccgaaaacttccagcataatatgctgaagtTTAAATTTTTTACATGTAAAATTCTAGTATAATGTGATGGAGTTCCAATATGCTAGAAGTTTATACGCATGAGCTCCATAAttcagtatattatgatggaactttctgtgtgctggagttccaacataatatgctggaagtttatacgcgGGAGCTCCATaattcagcatattatgctggaacttttcgtgtttcagcaaaatagtagctatttttcaatgactttactaaatctgattattttttaattaccaatccAAAAACTggttagcccgtgctattttcactgTTTAAAGACGAGCCCCTGATAGAGTCCGGACGCAAAATATTGCAAATTTTGACTCAAGCGacaaaaataggtgaaaaaaATATTGATGACCATATTATGTATAACGCGTCTAAAACATGCATTATACCTTAACGACCAGTTATCCCATTAAAGTATAGCACATGTAATACATGCGCTATACTCAATATTTATAGTCATAATAATTCACTGCATAGCGCATCTATTATATGCGCTATGTAATTCACGAATTGAAATCACATGCCAAAGCTTCATAAAAAAGGCAACATGTTTTTTTCCCTATATGTCACCATATGCAACCTCTATGACGTGGTGTTTCaccgcacatgtgttgtgattgTTTATCTTGAAAAAAAGATATTGTAAGGTCAAATATCATTGAAATATACTCATAACCTATCAGTAAGAATACACTATCAGGGGTGAAAAATGGGTGGGTCGAGTCGGATATGTGCAAATTGAAAACGGGTAAtataaaaaaagataaaatatttgGCTTGTCATATTTAATACGAATAGAAAATGGGCTAACTGATATATAATATGAATACACATATTATCCATTGCTTCCAGAATGTGATAACTTATGAAAATTTCTAGTCTCCCAATTTTGAAAAACTCTCAATTTGaatctttacaaatataaaatttaaacccATTGATTATCCATGAAGTATATATTttaggaaattttacctcctatagcaaacctatacaccctatttattataaactaaaattattttaaaatattattttctatagctaccttttatattttatagcaaaataaatattttatggtatatactaccattgaggcatgaaatacgctatttatgtttttcctctctcttagacagctggacatacctatttttaagggattgccattactgtattcatgaatacatggctcgAATACATATGGATACATGCGCGTAAAGCTGCATTCATGAATAAAACAgcacgaatacatgtgaatacatgcgcgtacagctggactgccctgattttagacgctttttactgctgtattcatgaatacatggcgcgaatacatgtgaatacatgcgcgtacagctgtactgccctgattttaggtattttttactattgtattcatgaatacagcaacgcgaatacatgtgaatacacgcATAGAACTGGACTGCCctaattttaggcgctttttaatgttgtattcatgaatacatggcgcgaatatatgtgaatacatgcgcgtataactgaactgccctgattttaggcgctttttgctcttgtattcataaatacaaaaacgcgaatacatgtgaatacactaCCATAACAACTGAAtaatagctataggaagtaattatgtatatggtagctattggaagttaatagccactaaacaatagtggttctgaaaattcctctatattttaagtggataatatgaaatattatccatatttgactcatttttataaagttcattatccaacctatattttagtggataatatgaatGGGTAGTtattattttaatccattttggcACCATTATACACTATCAATATGAATTTTTAGctattataaatatttttatattactAATTCCGCATATCATGATTCATATTATTTTATGTGACTACATAGTACTATAATAATAAATCTAAAGGAATTGAGAATTCTATAAAAGGCAGCCTCCGCAACATGACATTCCAATGCATGAACCATTTCTCCTTCTTACAAAGAAAAACACGGAGATCATTACCTGAAGCTTTGGCATGTGATTTCAATTCGTGAATTATCATGACATGAGGAATGGTTCTTTATACCTGAGGATATACATAGCGCATATAATAAATGCGTTATGCAATGAATTTATGAATATAAATACTGAGTATAACGCATTTATTACATGCATTACTATACTTTAACGAGGTAActaccgttaaggtatagcgcatatTTTAGATGAGTTAATACATAATATGGTACTCAACACTTTTTTTCACATTTTTTTTGTTGGTTGAGTCAAAATTTGCAATATTTTGGTTCCGGGCTCCACCTGATAGGGCTATCCTGTCTATCCCCAACTCTGGACTGAGTCAAATCAGATCAAGTCCAGTAACCACAGAGACTTGGAGGCCCATGGGCCAGTCCTCGATACGTGAGCCTTTCCTGACGGCAGAAGAGATGGCGTCTCCATTTTCTCTCGGCATCACTTTCCCATCGACTCAATACTGACCGAGCTGAACATTCTACCAAAAACCTAAGCGCTTTGCTATTTTATTGGTCTGGTCTATCGGGCGCCGTCGCAGCTGAATCCAGCAATGGCCGAAGTCGATACCTCAAATGCTCCATCCCTATCTGAGGTAATTAGCAAAATACTGCTGCAATTTTCAGCTTGCTGTTTGGTTTGCGCTTTGTGATCATACGATGTTCAATTTTATCCTATCtttgttcataaattttatttttgaaatacttatgatttatttgaagttttgaatttggaaataAGCTTGATCTGTAATTTTGTTCTAGTTCTGTGACtgagaatttatttatttattattaatttacTGAATAATGACATTTAGTTGTGGAAATAGAAAATAAGAACTAGTTCTGATTTCAAAGAAATTCATTTTATAGTGATTTGCTTGAGTCTTTTCTTATCTAGATTTTGGTTTACACGAGCAGTTGATGGAGAACTTCCCAATTATCAACTTGGAAAAACTGAATGGTGCCGAGAGAGCTGCCACCATGGGAATGATTAGAGATACACTCAAAAACTTCATTCTGCATAGCTCACAATACTCTTTCAAAGAACCTTAAAAGAAAGTCCTCCCTCTCTCCCGCTCTTCTCTCTACCTTTTGTCTGTTAGTGCAGCAGAAAAGGACCTTTTCACTCAATATGGTGTCTCCATTTTCTTTTTGATGAAGTAAGGTGTTATATTATTCGCATCAATAAGATGCAAAAGAATACAAAAGAAGTTGGATTAGCTCCTACTACAAAAAAAAATCCTATGTCCAAAGACTTTGCTTAATGAGTCCAATTACACCAAATCACATAAACTAgggttccaatttatgtgaaaaGCAAAAGATAGCAGCTATAAGCACCAAGCTGTGCCTTTTGTCTTCTGCTGTTGTATTCCTTTCTATTCATGTTTCATGATACGTATTTAGTCTCCAATTTTTGTTTTGACGAAATGGAAAAATTTGTATTTGAAATAATATCCATAGCTATAAATGTACTGCAAGTTAGctatatagatatgagaataaaTTAAAAATTGCTCCAAGGAGTTTCATAGGAAAGTTGAACGTATAGTCTCATTCTTCTTTCATCTTTGTGAGTTTGTGGTTCATTAGTACTTGACCAGTTAACTGGAAAAAATGTCCAATTAACTTCTAGAAAAAGCTAATtgtgaaaaaaaattaaacttaaaGACCTATTTTTAAGTAGAAAAAGCTCAAACAAAAAGCCCTCAAACCTACCGAACCAAACCGAATATCGACCAAACCGAACTAACGaaaaccgaaaaaaccgaacTAATATTGGTTCGGTTATTGGTGCATCCAAATGAAAAATCGAAAACCGATCAAACCGAACCGACCGAAAGCCGCCCCTAATTCCCTAGGTGGAAGCTCTATCAGCCCATTTAGTTTTTCCAAGTTGATAATCGGGAAGTTCTCCATCTTTCTTGCAGAATGAAGAATGTGTTTTTGAGAGTGAAGAAATGTGTTTTTGAATATATAGTGAGTGAATAACAAGATCAAAGATGAATGTGAGTTTTTATGTCAAAAGATTGATGCTTTCTTGGATTTACATAATCAGTTGATGGAATTTGAGGTCCATCTAGTGATCGAGAAAGTGAacgaaaaaagagaaaaaagcaaAGTAGTTTATATCCTAAGTGTGTGGGATTTATGGGAAACCTATATGTGTTGTTCATTTCTAGAGAGAATAGCCACGCGAACATGTATAGAAATGCAACGGAAAGTGAATTTCCATAAAATAGTTGTCAATTAGAAAGCTGTAAGGAGTTAAGATCTGTCTGTGACCAATTTATTTGAGCATATCATAAGTTAACATTACTATTAATAAAGAAACTTTGTAACAAATCTTTACTAAAATGTGAACGTGTTTACTTTTTTCTTACAATTTCTTCACAAAATGAAATAAGTTTTAAAAGCAATTGAATTGTTAAAGTCATCCTGAAGCAAAGCATTACTGAATATATACTATTATGCTTAATTTAAGGAAATTTCAACCTTATCAGCCCCTGGTCTTTGGCTGGGGCGGTCTTACTCGATCTAGTTTTATAAAGAGGTACGGTTGCTTGGTGCTATCATAAACATAAGAAAAAATTACTCTCTTTATCAGTTAATGATGCTACCAAAATTGGCCCGTGTTTTACCTTCTTACCTAGTTTGGCCCACTTTGTGTATAACTTGATAAAAGATTTCATTCCTTAGCCCAACATTAAAGACAGTCTCACGAATGGAAGTGTCACTAAATGATGCCAAAATATGGGCAACACCAAGAACGAGCTCTCCATACTCAAAAGTTGGTTTGCCTTTTACATTCTCTTCGGCGTCTTCGAAATGATTTTGAGCTGATGAAACTGCATTGTTTGGTTGAGGTAGTGTATTCAGTTTTTGGATGAGCCAATTAGGTGGAAAGTTTTATAGTCCAAATTGCAGAGATCATCATGGTCCTAGACCATGGAAGAAGAAATCCAAATCAAGATAAGGTTTTTTGCTTTCATTCATAATTTACCTtgttcattaattctataatgtATATGGTTTCTGTATGTGGTGGTGAAGTCGATCTTCTCTTTACTATGTTTAATTGAAAACTTAACGAATAGAAGTCCACCATTGAAGACTATTCGAAACTTCAATTTTCGAGtttgttagttgtttggattgggAACATCAAGAGGAGTTCAAAACTtaagtttgaagtgatttggagtaggtttgagctaaattttagaAGAGGCGTAAGGTAGGCGACGAAGTCAATTtttgtataatagtgtataatagtgtatatggGTGTATAAAGACCTTTTATATACTATTATACATTTTTATACACCTACTAGAATAGTGTACGCCCGTTGCGCGTGTACCCTATTTAAATGAGTAAAAAGttttaaaacaattaaataaatattatattaaaaattatattttaactaTTATAGATAAAAAACTATGAGAGATATAATAGAAATCAAAAGATCattataaaaaaaagaaattttgttGGATATAATGTTCGCTTGGCCATTAAAATATGTCAACACTAATATCAATGATACAATAACCAAATTATGTAAAACCATACTAATTAGTTTATTTGATAACAATATGAAATAAAAGCACGAAGAAATGTATTGATCACATTAGCTAGCTAGCTcaataaaagaagaaattttACCCCACAAAAGTCCTCAAGTgccttattgatttatgtttaggATCAAATTTCCGTGCTCTTAgaaatgtgtgtgtgtatatatatatatatatatatatatatatatatataaatacagaTAGTGTATATACGTTGCACATGTACTTCATGCGAATTTAAAGAGCATATTCTTTAAAACATCGTATgatttgagttattcttattattttccTAACAATCTATCGATAAATCAAGAATTTGAAGAATAGAGAACGAGATAGGAATGGAGAAGAAAAAAGGCTAAGATAAGCCCAAAAGCTAAAgtaatagaagaacaagaagcaCTACTGAAGTATACCAAGAGAGGAGGGGAAGAAGAACCCAAGCGTACAAGAGAGGAGAAGAAAGGACAACAAGGAGAACTGAAGCATGCTAGAGAAGAGTCCCAGTACACAAATAGCAAAAAAAAAACCATCTTTTGTcaattttttctcctttttcttcATCGTTTAACTTGGATTCAAAGAAGCGACTACTTCTCGCATGGTTCCCTTAGTGCCTCTCCCTCCGATGTGCGCACCTTCTTGAAATTGCTCCCCCTCACGTCATTGTTTTGTTGGAGCTGTCACTTTCGAATTGATCATCGAGTAGTGAAATGTGTTCTAACAGCTTTTCATCACCTAGTTGTGAGCTTGTAACTTATTTAACTCTTCCACTTTGACATGTTTCTCTAgaatttaatattataataactgtCTTTTACTTTGTTATCAAAAAAATTCAGCGCATAATAATAGTCTTTGGCTTTATTATTTTGCATTGAGATTGTCTTCGCTACTGATAGAGTTTTTTGCTGCAAATGACAAACTTTGTCCTGTTCCTGGATTTGCAGCAATACTTGCTGAAAGCGCAGGAAGAGAAATCCTCTGAGGCAGCAAAACCAGTGGAAGAAACTGAGGTTAAGACCCCTTCAGCTGCTCCAACTGAAGAAGTTATGTCCAAAACTGAGGAAGATCCAGTGGTTGAGAGCACCGAAGTTTCCCCTGCACCTGAGGAAAACAGTGAAGCTGCAGCTGAATCATCTGAAGCCTCTCCACCTATCAAGGCTTCCAGTGATGAAAGCAGCGAAAGTACTGAAGATGAGACCTCGGGAAATGAGGAATCTGCTGTTGAAACCCCTGAGATTAAGGTTAGATCTGTTAACCATTAGTGTTGACTCCTTTTACTAGTGCTGATATGCATTGACGGTATTCTGTTGTTTATGTTATGATTGGCAATCAGCTTGAGACAGCGCCTGCTGACTTCCGCTTCCCTACTACAAATCAGACAAGGCACTGCTTTACCAGATATGTCGAATATCATCGGTCAGTAAACACAGCTATACTAGCCATTCCTCCTTTTGTGTTTCTTTCTGTATGTCTTGTATTCTAAATCGATTGGAGTAATAAAGTTTCATTTATGTACAATTGATTTGTCTTTCAGCTGTGTAGCTGCAAAGGGTGAAGGTGCACCTGAGTGTGACAAATTTGCCAAGTACTACCGTTCCCTTTGCCCTGGTGAATGGGTATGTTTGTTTTATAGCTTTGGGTCTTCATAGTTATATGCTTTTGGAAGTATGCTAAATCATCTTGATTCCCGTGTTTAACTAATCTTTTGGCAAATATGGGATGAATTATGTATTAGGCGTCTACTAATGAGACGGAATTCCCATTGAGCAGTGGATGGACAGATTTAGATTTTTATGTGGATTTGACATTATGAAATTGAAACTGTTAGAACTTTAAATCACTAAGGTGGTTCGATGGTTCATGAACATGTAATAACTTTAAATCACTAAGGTGGTCCGATGGTTCATGAACATGTAATAACTTTAAATCACTAAGGTGGTCCGATGGTTCATGAACATGTAATGTTGGAATTGTAATGCAAAACTTAATTATCATAATTTCTGGATGGGAGGAGGGGAGGCATGGTGAAGCTTTGATTGAGATCTCGTGAATTATAGACAACAAAACAAGTGAGTCTAGGGAAGAAAGGAGGGATTGGTTGACACTTGTCACAGGCAGTTGGATAAATCCAAATATGGGAGGGAAGGAGGGATGGG
This region of Nicotiana tomentosiformis chromosome 4, ASM39032v3, whole genome shotgun sequence genomic DNA includes:
- the LOC104115039 gene encoding cytochrome c oxidase subunit 6b-1-like, which produces MAEVDTSNAPSLSEQYLLKAQEEKSSEAAKPVEETEVKTPSAAPTEEVMSKTEEDPVVESTEVSPAPEENSEAAAESSEASPPIKASSDESSESTEDETSGNEESAVETPEIKLETAPADFRFPTTNQTRHCFTRYVEYHRCVAAKGEGAPECDKFAKYYRSLCPGEWIDRWNEQRENGTFPGPL